A single window of Nicotiana tomentosiformis chromosome 1, ASM39032v3, whole genome shotgun sequence DNA harbors:
- the LOC104101990 gene encoding non-specific lipid-transfer protein 1-like, whose amino-acid sequence MKGIIISAIAVLAMIQFMVEPGQALTCGQVDASLAPCIPYLTQGGNPGAACCNGVNALKGMAQNTADKRAACNCVKAAANKYANLKEDAAQALPSKCGVTLDITVSKSVNCDMIN is encoded by the exons ATGAAGGGAATCATTATTTCAGCAATTGCAGTGTTGGCCATGATTCAGTTCATGGTTGAGCCAGGACAGGCTCTTACTTGTGGTCAAGTGGATGCTTCTTTAGCACCATGTATCCCTTACCTTACTCAGGGCGGCAATCCAGGAGCAGCTTGCTGTAATGGCGTGAATGCATTGAAAGGTATGGCTCAAAACACCGCTGACAAGAGGGCGGCATGTAATTGTGTCAAGGCTGCTGCCAACAAATATGCAAACTTGAAGGAAGACGCTGCCCAGGCTCTCCCTAGCAAGTGTGGTGTAACATTGGACATTACTGTTTCTAAAAGCGTCAACTGTGACAT GATCAACTGA
- the LOC104101989 gene encoding non-specific lipid-transfer protein 1-like → MKGIIISVITVLVMIQLMVEPGQALTCGQVDASLAPCVPYLTQGGEPGTACCNGVKDLKVMAQSIADRRTACNCVKAAANRYANLKDDAAQALPSKCGVTMDIPVSRTINCDIIN, encoded by the exons aTGAAGGGTATCATCATTTCAGTGATTACAGTGTTAGTCATGATTCAGCTCATGGTTGAGCCAGGACAGGCTCTTACCTGTGGTCAAGTGGATGCTTCTTTAGCACCTTGTGTCCCTTACCTTACTCAGGGTGGCGAACCTGGAACTGCGTGTTGTAACGGAGTGAAAGACTTGAAAGTTATGGCTCAATCTATAGCTGATAGAAGGACAGCCTGCAATTGTGTCAAGGCTGCTGCCAACCGATATGCAAATCTGAAGGATGATGCTGCTCAGGCTCTCCCTAGCAAATGTGGTGTTACAATGGATATTCCCGTCTCTCGTACTATCAACTGTGACAT AATCAACTGA
- the LOC104101988 gene encoding non-specific lipid-transfer protein 1-like: protein MPSTIPVHRENQEKKTSNPRTSSFQQKANMKGIIISAIAVLAMIQFMVEPGQALTCGQVDASLAPCIPYLTQGGDPSAACCIGVTALKGMAQNTADKRAACNCVKATANRYANLKEDAAQALPNKCGVTLDITVSKSVNCDMIN from the exons ATGCCTTCAACTATACCAGTCCACAGGGAGAACCAAGAAAAGAAAACTAGTAATCCAAGAACTTCAAGTTTTCAACAGAAAGCGAATATGAAGGGAATCATCATTTCAGCAATTGCAGTGTTGGCCATGATTCAGTTCATGGTTGAGCCAGGACAGGCTCTTACTTGTGGTCAAGTGGATGCTTCTTTAGCACCATGTATCCCTTACCTTACTCAGGGTGGTGATCCAAGTGCAGCTTGCTGTATTGGTGTGACGGCATTGAAAGGTATGGCTCAAAACACTGCTGACAAGAGGGCCGCATGTAATTGTGTCAAGGCTACTGCAAACCGGTATGCAAACTTGAAGGAAGATGCTGCCCAGGCTCTCCCTAACAAGTGTGGTGTAACACTGGACATTACTGTCTCTAAGAGCGTCAACTGTGACAT GATCAACTGA
- the LOC104101993 gene encoding non-specific lipid-transfer protein 1-like → MKGIIIAIAVLAMIQLMFEPGQALTCGQVDASLAPCIPYLTQGGDPSSACCSGVKSLKELAQTTADKRTACNCVKAAANRYANLKDDAAQALPTKCGVTMDTPVSRTVNCDIIN, encoded by the exons ATGAAGGGAATCATCATTGCCATTGCAGTGTTGGCCATGATTCAGCTCATGTTTGAGCCAGGACAAGCTCTTACCTGTGGTCAAGTGGACGCTTCTTTAGCACCATGTATCCCTTACCTTACTCAGGGCGGTGATCCAAGTTCAGCTTGCTGCAGTGGGGTGAAAAGCCTAAAAGAATTGGCTCAAACCACAGCTGACAAAAGGACAGCTTGCAATTGTGTCAAGGCTGCTGCTAATAGGTACGCGAACCTTAAAGACGATGCAGCTCAAGCTCTTCCCACCAAGTGTGGTGTCACTATGGATACCCCTGTCTCCAGAACTGTTAACTGTGATAT CATCAATTAA